A part of Gadus morhua chromosome 17, gadMor3.0, whole genome shotgun sequence genomic DNA contains:
- the phka1a gene encoding phosphorylase b kinase regulatory subunit alpha, skeletal muscle isoform isoform X8 yields the protein MRSRSNSGVKLDNYARIVHQTILRHQDPVTGLLPASEEQPDAWVRDNVYSVLSVWGLSLAYRKNADRDEDKAKAYELEQSVVKLMRGILQCIMRQLDKVEKFKHTKSPLDCVHAKYNTRTCATVVGDTEWGHLQVDATSLFLLILAQMTASGLHVVYTQDEVDVIQNLMFYIEAAYKVADYGMWERGDKTNQGIIELNASSIGMAKAALEALDELNLFGAKGGPGSVVHALADDIQHCQSILSSMLPLASMSKEVDAGTLAILTYPAFAVEDMALVNLTKEEIISKLQGRYGCCRFLRDGHKTPKEDPSRLYYESAELKLFENIECEWPLFWTYLILDGIFTNSPEQVQEYQEALEGILIKQKDGIPLVPELYSVPHDKVEEEYGSPHSVERIPLGKLPLKWAQSLYVLGNLLAEGFLAPGEIDPLNRRFSTIPKPDVVVQVAVLAESEDIKALLLKEGIEVETVADIHPLHVQPSRVLGHIYARLGRNKRLGLTGRPYRRIGVLGTSKFYIIRNTMFSFTPQFIDHQQFYLALDNQMIVEMLRTDLSYLSSRWRMTGRPTVTFPISQSMLTEDHKALDPAVLAMLRKLQDGYYGGARVQTGKLSDFLTTSCFAHLSFLDGKAPGNGQCFPGDPEHGGADAGEDDDFRSLHELPYDDDPESDELSQYLDQLLAHAAPQKRSPSAKGLGRFKAAATKTKDMVSLMSKAQGLNIHNANMYVPNKLFHSAQPSLHLNLSENQEPQGPKVVVTGAEGGPVDHEAMVQLLKDTHNLQDQGDILYILFKDKGLDWDTGLQGKGSTVRCLLGELYQRAGGQHLWGLVRLISGMLRQKVEELDWACSDLLAHQKHLTVGLPPEPREKTITAPIPLEQLSLLIEEASDHNITVAVLTQEIIVFLAMSIRTHPDLFAEMFRLRIGLIIQVMATELAQSLNCNEAEATESLMSLSPSELKNLLHHILSGKEFGVQRNMGEVDTGVSPAISIHLHSNAGATKSERAGISKLKSDMKMSAPSQSLGVEQPGCLRRPSADMPDVPESVPVARDTRHGQWLRRRRLDGALNRVPVGFYKKVWKILQKCHGLSIEGYVLPSSTTREMTPGEIKFSVHVEALLNRVPQPEYRQLLVEAILVLTMLADVDIQSIGSIVHVEKIVHLANDMFYKDQMDLGAEEQMLERDPANGVCRLLYDSAPSGRFGTMTYLTKAVATYVQDFLPAGACAVQ from the exons ATGCGAAGCAGAAGCAACTCGGGCGTGAAATTGGACAACTATGCACGCATCGTGCACCAAACGATACTTCGACACCAA GACCCGGTGACGGGCCTGCTGCCGGCCAGCGAGGAGCAGCCGGATGCGTGGGTGCGGGACAACGTGTACAGCGTGCTGTCGGTGTGGGGGCTGAGCCTGGCCTACCGCAAGAACGCAGACCGCGACGAGGACAAGGCCAAGGCCTACGAGCTGGAGCAG agtGTGGTGAAGTTGATGAGGGGGATCCTGCAGTGCATCATGAGGCAG cTGGACAAGGTGGAGAAGTTCAAGCACACCAAGAGCCCTCTGGACTGTGTCCACGCCAAGTACAACACCAGGACCTGTGCCACTGTCGTCGGGGACACCGAGTGGGGACATCTGCAGGTCGACGccacctccctcttcctcctcatcctcgctCAGATGACCGCCtcgg GTCTCCATGTGGTCTATACCCAGGACGAGGTGGACGTGATCCAGAACCTCATGTTCTACATCGAGGCCGCGTACAAAGTGGCT GATTATGGGATGTGGGAAAGAGGGGACAAGACCAACCAGGGTATCATCGAACTGAACGCCAGCTCTATAGGCATGGCTAAG GCGGCGCTAGAGGCCCTGGACGAACTCAACCTGTTCGGAGCCAAAGGAGGACCTGGCTCTGTGGTGCACGCCCTGGCTGACGACATCCAGCACtgtcag TCGATCctgtcgtccatgttgccgctGGCGTCCATGTCCAAGGAGGTGGACGCCGGTACGCTGGCCATCCTGACCTACCCCGCCTTCGCTGTGGAGGACATGGCTCTGGTCAACCTCACCAAGGAGGAGATCATCTCCAAACTACAG ggTCGGTATGGATGCTGCAGGTTTCTCAGGGACGGCCACAAAACTCCCAAAGAG GACCCCAGCCGCCTGTACTACGAGTCAGCGGAGCTCAAGCTGTTTGAGAACATcgagtgtgagtggcccctgttCTGGACCTACCTCATCCTGGACGGGATCTTCACCAACAGCCCTGaacag GTACAGGAGTACCAGGAGGCGCTGGAGGGGATCCTGATCAAGCAGAAGGACGGGATCCCCCTGGTTCCGGAACTTTACAGCGTTCCACACGACAAG gtggaggaggagtatgGGAGTCCTCACAGCGTGGAGAGGATACCCCTGGGGAAGCTTCCTCTGAAATGGGCCCAGTCTCTCTACGTCCTGGGGAACCTGCTGGCTGAG GGTTTCCTGGCCCCTGGAGAGATCGACCCTCTGAACAGACGCTTCTCCACCATTCCCAAACCGGACGTGGTCGTCCAGG tggcggtcCTGGCGGAGAGCGAGGACATCAAGGCCCTGCTGCTGAAGGAGGGCATCGAGGTGGAGACCGTAGCGGATATCCACCCCCTCCACGTCCAGCCCTCCAGGGTGCTCGGCCACATCTACGCCCGCCTCg GTCGCAACAAGAGGCTGGGCCTGACGGGCCGGCCATACCGCCGCATCGGGGTCCTTGGGACCTCCAAGTTCTACATCATCAGGAACACCATGTTCTCCTTCACCCCCCAG TTCATAGACCACCAGCAGTTCTACCTGGCCCTGGACAACCAGATGATCGTGGAAATGCTGCGCACGGAcctctcctacctctcctcccgCTGGAGGATGACCGGCAGACCCACCGTCACCTTCCCCATCTCTCAGAGCATGCTCA cCGAGGACCACAAAGCTCTGGACCCGGCAGTGTTGGCCATGCTGAGGAAACTCCAGGATGGATACTATGGAGgagccag GGTGCAGACAGGCAAGCTCTCGGATTTCCTGACCACTTCCTGTTTCGCCCACCTCAGCTTCCTGGATGGTAAGGCTCCGGGAAACGGGCAGTGTTTCCCTGGCGACCCAGAGCatggtggtgctgatgctggGGAGGATGATGACTTCAGAAGTTTGCATGAGCTTCCTTATGATGAcg acCCAGAGTCAGACGAGCTGTCCCAGTACCTGGACCAGCTCCTGGCCCACGCCGCGCCCCAGAAGCGCTCGCCATCAGCCAAGGGGCTGGGCCGCTTCAAGGCCGCCGCCACCAAGACCAAGGACATGGTGTCTCTGATGAGCAAGGCCCAGGGCCTCAACATACACA ATGCCAACATGTATGTTCCCAACAAGTTGTTTCACTCTGCTCAGCCTTCACTGCACCTCAACCTCTCTGAAAACCAAGAGCCGCAG GGGCCCAAGGTGGTGGTGACGGGGGCGGAGGGCGGTCCGGTGGACCACGAGGCGATGGTCCAGCTGCTGAAGGACACCCACAACCTGCAGGACCAGGGGGACATCCTCTACATCCTGTTCAAGGACAA GGGCCTGGACTGGGACACGGGGCTCCAGGGGAAGGGCTCCACGGTGCGCTGCCTGCTGGGGGAGCTGTACCAGCGGGCCGGGGGGCAGCACCTCTGGGGCCTGGTGCGCTTGATCTCCGGGATGCTGCGGcagaaggtggaggagctggactgg GCGTGCTCCGATCTGCTGGCTCACCAGAAGCACCTGACGGTGGGCCTTCCCCCGGAGCCCAGAGAGAAGACCATCACCGCCCCCATCCCCCTCGAGCAGCTCAGCCTCCTCATCGAGGAGGCCAGCGACCATAACATCACCGTGGCCGTGCTCACCCAG gAGATCATAGTGTTCCTAGCGATGAGCATCCGCACCCACCCGGACCTCTTCGCGGAGATGTTCCGTCTCCGCATCGGCCTCATCATCCAGGTGATGGCCACCGAGCTGGCCCAGTCGCTGAACTGTAACg aggcGGAGGCTACAGAGAGTCTGATGAGCCTGAGTCCCTCTGAGCTGaagaacctcctccaccacatcctGAGTGGGAAGGAGTTCGGAGTCCAGCGCAACA TGGGTGAGGTGGACACCGGAGTGAGTCCTgccatctccatccatctccatagCAACGCAGGGGCGACCAAAAGTGAGCGAGCCGGCATCAGCAAACTGAAGAGCGACATGAAGATG AGTGCCCCCTCCCAGTCTCTGGGCGTTGAACAACCTGGG TGCCTCAGGAGGCCTTCCGCAGACATGCCGGATGTTCCTGAGAGTGTCCCGGTTGCTAGGGATACCAGGCATGGCCAATGGCTGCGCAGGCGACGCCTCGACGGAGCGCTGAACCGCGTGCCCGTCGGCTTCTACAAGAAAGTCTGGAAGATTCTGCAGAAG TGCCATGGTCTGTCCATAGAGGGATACGTGCTTCCGTCCTCCACAACCAGAGAG ATGACGCCCGGGGAGATCAAGTTCTCGGTGCACGTGGAGGCGCTGCTGAACCGCGTGCCGCAGCCCGAGTACCGCCAGCTGCTGGTGGAGGCCATCCTGGTGCTCACCATGCTGGCCGACGTGGACATCCAGAGCATCGGCTCCATCGTGCACGTGGAGAAGATCGTGCACCTCGCCAACGACATGTTCTACAAGGATCAG aTGGACCTGGGGGCTGAGGAGCAGATGCTGGAGCGCGACCCGGCGAACGGCGTGTGCCGGCTGCTGTACGACAGCGCCCCTAGTGGCCGCTTCGGCACCATGACCTACCTCACCAAGGCCGTGGCCACCTATGTGCAGGACTTCCTGCCCGCCGGGGCCTGCGCCGTGCAGTGA
- the phka1a gene encoding phosphorylase b kinase regulatory subunit alpha, skeletal muscle isoform isoform X6: MRSRSNSGVKLDNYARIVHQTILRHQDPVTGLLPASEEQPDAWVRDNVYSVLSVWGLSLAYRKNADRDEDKAKAYELEQSVVKLMRGILQCIMRQLDKVEKFKHTKSPLDCVHAKYNTRTCATVVGDTEWGHLQVDATSLFLLILAQMTASGLHVVYTQDEVDVIQNLMFYIEAAYKVADYGMWERGDKTNQGIIELNASSIGMAKAALEALDELNLFGAKGGPGSVVHALADDIQHCQSILSSMLPLASMSKEVDAGTLAILTYPAFAVEDMALVNLTKEEIISKLQGRYGCCRFLRDGHKTPKEDPSRLYYESAELKLFENIECEWPLFWTYLILDGIFTNSPEQVQEYQEALEGILIKQKDGIPLVPELYSVPHDKVEEEYGSPHSVERIPLGKLPLKWAQSLYVLGNLLAEGFLAPGEIDPLNRRFSTIPKPDVVVQVAVLAESEDIKALLLKEGIEVETVADIHPLHVQPSRVLGHIYARLGRNKRLGLTGRPYRRIGVLGTSKFYIIRNTMFSFTPQFIDHQQFYLALDNQMIVEMLRTDLSYLSSRWRMTGRPTVTFPISQSMLTEDHKALDPAVLAMLRKLQDGYYGGARVQTGKLSDFLTTSCFAHLSFLDGKAPGNGQCFPGDPEHGGADAGEDDDFRSLHELPYDDDPESDELSQYLDQLLAHAAPQKRSPSAKGLGRFKAAATKTKDMVSLMSKAQGLNIHNANMYVPNKLFHSAQPSLHLNLSENQEPQGPKVVVTGAEGGPVDHEAMVQLLKDTHNLQDQGDILYILFKDKGLDWDTGLQGKGSTVRCLLGELYQRAGGQHLWGLVRLISGMLRQKVEELDWACSDLLAHQKHLTVGLPPEPREKTITAPIPLEQLSLLIEEASDHNITVAVLTQEIIVFLAMSIRTHPDLFAEMFRLRIGLIIQVMATELAQSLNCNEAEATESLMSLSPSELKNLLHHILSGKEFGVQRNMGEVDTGVSPAISIHLHSNAGATKSERAGISKLKSDMKMMDHRLSLTDVMKSAPSQSLGVEQPGCLRRPSADMPDVPESVPVARDTRHGQWLRRRRLDGALNRVPVGFYKKVWKILQKCHGLSIEGYVLPSSTTREMTPGEIKFSVHVEALLNRVPQPEYRQLLVEAILVLTMLADVDIQSIGSIVHVEKIVHLANDMFYKDQMDLGAEEQMLERDPANGVCRLLYDSAPSGRFGTMTYLTKAVATYVQDFLPAGACAVQ; the protein is encoded by the exons ATGCGAAGCAGAAGCAACTCGGGCGTGAAATTGGACAACTATGCACGCATCGTGCACCAAACGATACTTCGACACCAA GACCCGGTGACGGGCCTGCTGCCGGCCAGCGAGGAGCAGCCGGATGCGTGGGTGCGGGACAACGTGTACAGCGTGCTGTCGGTGTGGGGGCTGAGCCTGGCCTACCGCAAGAACGCAGACCGCGACGAGGACAAGGCCAAGGCCTACGAGCTGGAGCAG agtGTGGTGAAGTTGATGAGGGGGATCCTGCAGTGCATCATGAGGCAG cTGGACAAGGTGGAGAAGTTCAAGCACACCAAGAGCCCTCTGGACTGTGTCCACGCCAAGTACAACACCAGGACCTGTGCCACTGTCGTCGGGGACACCGAGTGGGGACATCTGCAGGTCGACGccacctccctcttcctcctcatcctcgctCAGATGACCGCCtcgg GTCTCCATGTGGTCTATACCCAGGACGAGGTGGACGTGATCCAGAACCTCATGTTCTACATCGAGGCCGCGTACAAAGTGGCT GATTATGGGATGTGGGAAAGAGGGGACAAGACCAACCAGGGTATCATCGAACTGAACGCCAGCTCTATAGGCATGGCTAAG GCGGCGCTAGAGGCCCTGGACGAACTCAACCTGTTCGGAGCCAAAGGAGGACCTGGCTCTGTGGTGCACGCCCTGGCTGACGACATCCAGCACtgtcag TCGATCctgtcgtccatgttgccgctGGCGTCCATGTCCAAGGAGGTGGACGCCGGTACGCTGGCCATCCTGACCTACCCCGCCTTCGCTGTGGAGGACATGGCTCTGGTCAACCTCACCAAGGAGGAGATCATCTCCAAACTACAG ggTCGGTATGGATGCTGCAGGTTTCTCAGGGACGGCCACAAAACTCCCAAAGAG GACCCCAGCCGCCTGTACTACGAGTCAGCGGAGCTCAAGCTGTTTGAGAACATcgagtgtgagtggcccctgttCTGGACCTACCTCATCCTGGACGGGATCTTCACCAACAGCCCTGaacag GTACAGGAGTACCAGGAGGCGCTGGAGGGGATCCTGATCAAGCAGAAGGACGGGATCCCCCTGGTTCCGGAACTTTACAGCGTTCCACACGACAAG gtggaggaggagtatgGGAGTCCTCACAGCGTGGAGAGGATACCCCTGGGGAAGCTTCCTCTGAAATGGGCCCAGTCTCTCTACGTCCTGGGGAACCTGCTGGCTGAG GGTTTCCTGGCCCCTGGAGAGATCGACCCTCTGAACAGACGCTTCTCCACCATTCCCAAACCGGACGTGGTCGTCCAGG tggcggtcCTGGCGGAGAGCGAGGACATCAAGGCCCTGCTGCTGAAGGAGGGCATCGAGGTGGAGACCGTAGCGGATATCCACCCCCTCCACGTCCAGCCCTCCAGGGTGCTCGGCCACATCTACGCCCGCCTCg GTCGCAACAAGAGGCTGGGCCTGACGGGCCGGCCATACCGCCGCATCGGGGTCCTTGGGACCTCCAAGTTCTACATCATCAGGAACACCATGTTCTCCTTCACCCCCCAG TTCATAGACCACCAGCAGTTCTACCTGGCCCTGGACAACCAGATGATCGTGGAAATGCTGCGCACGGAcctctcctacctctcctcccgCTGGAGGATGACCGGCAGACCCACCGTCACCTTCCCCATCTCTCAGAGCATGCTCA cCGAGGACCACAAAGCTCTGGACCCGGCAGTGTTGGCCATGCTGAGGAAACTCCAGGATGGATACTATGGAGgagccag GGTGCAGACAGGCAAGCTCTCGGATTTCCTGACCACTTCCTGTTTCGCCCACCTCAGCTTCCTGGATGGTAAGGCTCCGGGAAACGGGCAGTGTTTCCCTGGCGACCCAGAGCatggtggtgctgatgctggGGAGGATGATGACTTCAGAAGTTTGCATGAGCTTCCTTATGATGAcg acCCAGAGTCAGACGAGCTGTCCCAGTACCTGGACCAGCTCCTGGCCCACGCCGCGCCCCAGAAGCGCTCGCCATCAGCCAAGGGGCTGGGCCGCTTCAAGGCCGCCGCCACCAAGACCAAGGACATGGTGTCTCTGATGAGCAAGGCCCAGGGCCTCAACATACACA ATGCCAACATGTATGTTCCCAACAAGTTGTTTCACTCTGCTCAGCCTTCACTGCACCTCAACCTCTCTGAAAACCAAGAGCCGCAG GGGCCCAAGGTGGTGGTGACGGGGGCGGAGGGCGGTCCGGTGGACCACGAGGCGATGGTCCAGCTGCTGAAGGACACCCACAACCTGCAGGACCAGGGGGACATCCTCTACATCCTGTTCAAGGACAA GGGCCTGGACTGGGACACGGGGCTCCAGGGGAAGGGCTCCACGGTGCGCTGCCTGCTGGGGGAGCTGTACCAGCGGGCCGGGGGGCAGCACCTCTGGGGCCTGGTGCGCTTGATCTCCGGGATGCTGCGGcagaaggtggaggagctggactgg GCGTGCTCCGATCTGCTGGCTCACCAGAAGCACCTGACGGTGGGCCTTCCCCCGGAGCCCAGAGAGAAGACCATCACCGCCCCCATCCCCCTCGAGCAGCTCAGCCTCCTCATCGAGGAGGCCAGCGACCATAACATCACCGTGGCCGTGCTCACCCAG gAGATCATAGTGTTCCTAGCGATGAGCATCCGCACCCACCCGGACCTCTTCGCGGAGATGTTCCGTCTCCGCATCGGCCTCATCATCCAGGTGATGGCCACCGAGCTGGCCCAGTCGCTGAACTGTAACg aggcGGAGGCTACAGAGAGTCTGATGAGCCTGAGTCCCTCTGAGCTGaagaacctcctccaccacatcctGAGTGGGAAGGAGTTCGGAGTCCAGCGCAACA TGGGTGAGGTGGACACCGGAGTGAGTCCTgccatctccatccatctccatagCAACGCAGGGGCGACCAAAAGTGAGCGAGCCGGCATCAGCAAACTGAAGAGCGACATGAAGATG ATGGACCACAGATTGTCCCTGACGGATGTTATGAAG AGTGCCCCCTCCCAGTCTCTGGGCGTTGAACAACCTGGG TGCCTCAGGAGGCCTTCCGCAGACATGCCGGATGTTCCTGAGAGTGTCCCGGTTGCTAGGGATACCAGGCATGGCCAATGGCTGCGCAGGCGACGCCTCGACGGAGCGCTGAACCGCGTGCCCGTCGGCTTCTACAAGAAAGTCTGGAAGATTCTGCAGAAG TGCCATGGTCTGTCCATAGAGGGATACGTGCTTCCGTCCTCCACAACCAGAGAG ATGACGCCCGGGGAGATCAAGTTCTCGGTGCACGTGGAGGCGCTGCTGAACCGCGTGCCGCAGCCCGAGTACCGCCAGCTGCTGGTGGAGGCCATCCTGGTGCTCACCATGCTGGCCGACGTGGACATCCAGAGCATCGGCTCCATCGTGCACGTGGAGAAGATCGTGCACCTCGCCAACGACATGTTCTACAAGGATCAG aTGGACCTGGGGGCTGAGGAGCAGATGCTGGAGCGCGACCCGGCGAACGGCGTGTGCCGGCTGCTGTACGACAGCGCCCCTAGTGGCCGCTTCGGCACCATGACCTACCTCACCAAGGCCGTGGCCACCTATGTGCAGGACTTCCTGCCCGCCGGGGCCTGCGCCGTGCAGTGA
- the phka1a gene encoding phosphorylase b kinase regulatory subunit alpha, skeletal muscle isoform isoform X5 yields the protein MRSRSNSGVKLDNYARIVHQTILRHQDPVTGLLPASEEQPDAWVRDNVYSVLSVWGLSLAYRKNADRDEDKAKAYELEQSVVKLMRGILQCIMRQLDKVEKFKHTKSPLDCVHAKYNTRTCATVVGDTEWGHLQVDATSLFLLILAQMTASGLHVVYTQDEVDVIQNLMFYIEAAYKVADYGMWERGDKTNQGIIELNASSIGMAKAALEALDELNLFGAKGGPGSVVHALADDIQHCQSILSSMLPLASMSKEVDAGTLAILTYPAFAVEDMALVNLTKEEIISKLQGRYGCCRFLRDGHKTPKEDPSRLYYESAELKLFENIECEWPLFWTYLILDGIFTNSPEQVQEYQEALEGILIKQKDGIPLVPELYSVPHDKVEEEYGSPHSVERIPLGKLPLKWAQSLYVLGNLLAEGFLAPGEIDPLNRRFSTIPKPDVVVQVAVLAESEDIKALLLKEGIEVETVADIHPLHVQPSRVLGHIYARLGRNKRLGLTGRPYRRIGVLGTSKFYIIRNTMFSFTPQFIDHQQFYLALDNQMIVEMLRTDLSYLSSRWRMTGRPTVTFPISQSMLTEDHKALDPAVLAMLRKLQDGYYGGARVQTGKLSDFLTTSCFAHLSFLDGKAPGNGQCFPGDPEHGGADAGEDDDFRSLHELPYDDDPESDELSQYLDQLLAHAAPQKRSPSAKGLGRFKAAATKTKDMVSLMSKAQGLNIHNANMYVPNKLFHSAQPSLHLNLSENQEPQGPKVVVTGAEGGPVDHEAMVQLLKDTHNLQDQGDILYILFKDKGLDWDTGLQGKGSTVRCLLGELYQRAGGQHLWGLVRLISGMLRQKVEELDWACSDLLAHQKHLTVGLPPEPREKTITAPIPLEQLSLLIEEASDHNITVAVLTQEIIVFLAMSIRTHPDLFAEMFRLRIGLIIQVMATELAQSLNCNEAEATESLMSLSPSELKNLLHHILSGKEFGVQRNMGEVDTGVSPAISIHLHSNAGATKSERAGISKLKSDMKMMDHRLSLTDVMKLEYNLESRKSAPSQSLGVEQPGCLRRPSADMPDVPESVPVARDTRHGQWLRRRRLDGALNRVPVGFYKKVWKILQKCHGLSIEGYVLPSSTTREMTPGEIKFSVHVEALLNRVPQPEYRQLLVEAILVLTMLADVDIQSIGSIVHVEKIVHLANDMFYKDQMDLGAEEQMLERDPANGVCRLLYDSAPSGRFGTMTYLTKAVATYVQDFLPAGACAVQ from the exons ATGCGAAGCAGAAGCAACTCGGGCGTGAAATTGGACAACTATGCACGCATCGTGCACCAAACGATACTTCGACACCAA GACCCGGTGACGGGCCTGCTGCCGGCCAGCGAGGAGCAGCCGGATGCGTGGGTGCGGGACAACGTGTACAGCGTGCTGTCGGTGTGGGGGCTGAGCCTGGCCTACCGCAAGAACGCAGACCGCGACGAGGACAAGGCCAAGGCCTACGAGCTGGAGCAG agtGTGGTGAAGTTGATGAGGGGGATCCTGCAGTGCATCATGAGGCAG cTGGACAAGGTGGAGAAGTTCAAGCACACCAAGAGCCCTCTGGACTGTGTCCACGCCAAGTACAACACCAGGACCTGTGCCACTGTCGTCGGGGACACCGAGTGGGGACATCTGCAGGTCGACGccacctccctcttcctcctcatcctcgctCAGATGACCGCCtcgg GTCTCCATGTGGTCTATACCCAGGACGAGGTGGACGTGATCCAGAACCTCATGTTCTACATCGAGGCCGCGTACAAAGTGGCT GATTATGGGATGTGGGAAAGAGGGGACAAGACCAACCAGGGTATCATCGAACTGAACGCCAGCTCTATAGGCATGGCTAAG GCGGCGCTAGAGGCCCTGGACGAACTCAACCTGTTCGGAGCCAAAGGAGGACCTGGCTCTGTGGTGCACGCCCTGGCTGACGACATCCAGCACtgtcag TCGATCctgtcgtccatgttgccgctGGCGTCCATGTCCAAGGAGGTGGACGCCGGTACGCTGGCCATCCTGACCTACCCCGCCTTCGCTGTGGAGGACATGGCTCTGGTCAACCTCACCAAGGAGGAGATCATCTCCAAACTACAG ggTCGGTATGGATGCTGCAGGTTTCTCAGGGACGGCCACAAAACTCCCAAAGAG GACCCCAGCCGCCTGTACTACGAGTCAGCGGAGCTCAAGCTGTTTGAGAACATcgagtgtgagtggcccctgttCTGGACCTACCTCATCCTGGACGGGATCTTCACCAACAGCCCTGaacag GTACAGGAGTACCAGGAGGCGCTGGAGGGGATCCTGATCAAGCAGAAGGACGGGATCCCCCTGGTTCCGGAACTTTACAGCGTTCCACACGACAAG gtggaggaggagtatgGGAGTCCTCACAGCGTGGAGAGGATACCCCTGGGGAAGCTTCCTCTGAAATGGGCCCAGTCTCTCTACGTCCTGGGGAACCTGCTGGCTGAG GGTTTCCTGGCCCCTGGAGAGATCGACCCTCTGAACAGACGCTTCTCCACCATTCCCAAACCGGACGTGGTCGTCCAGG tggcggtcCTGGCGGAGAGCGAGGACATCAAGGCCCTGCTGCTGAAGGAGGGCATCGAGGTGGAGACCGTAGCGGATATCCACCCCCTCCACGTCCAGCCCTCCAGGGTGCTCGGCCACATCTACGCCCGCCTCg GTCGCAACAAGAGGCTGGGCCTGACGGGCCGGCCATACCGCCGCATCGGGGTCCTTGGGACCTCCAAGTTCTACATCATCAGGAACACCATGTTCTCCTTCACCCCCCAG TTCATAGACCACCAGCAGTTCTACCTGGCCCTGGACAACCAGATGATCGTGGAAATGCTGCGCACGGAcctctcctacctctcctcccgCTGGAGGATGACCGGCAGACCCACCGTCACCTTCCCCATCTCTCAGAGCATGCTCA cCGAGGACCACAAAGCTCTGGACCCGGCAGTGTTGGCCATGCTGAGGAAACTCCAGGATGGATACTATGGAGgagccag GGTGCAGACAGGCAAGCTCTCGGATTTCCTGACCACTTCCTGTTTCGCCCACCTCAGCTTCCTGGATGGTAAGGCTCCGGGAAACGGGCAGTGTTTCCCTGGCGACCCAGAGCatggtggtgctgatgctggGGAGGATGATGACTTCAGAAGTTTGCATGAGCTTCCTTATGATGAcg acCCAGAGTCAGACGAGCTGTCCCAGTACCTGGACCAGCTCCTGGCCCACGCCGCGCCCCAGAAGCGCTCGCCATCAGCCAAGGGGCTGGGCCGCTTCAAGGCCGCCGCCACCAAGACCAAGGACATGGTGTCTCTGATGAGCAAGGCCCAGGGCCTCAACATACACA ATGCCAACATGTATGTTCCCAACAAGTTGTTTCACTCTGCTCAGCCTTCACTGCACCTCAACCTCTCTGAAAACCAAGAGCCGCAG GGGCCCAAGGTGGTGGTGACGGGGGCGGAGGGCGGTCCGGTGGACCACGAGGCGATGGTCCAGCTGCTGAAGGACACCCACAACCTGCAGGACCAGGGGGACATCCTCTACATCCTGTTCAAGGACAA GGGCCTGGACTGGGACACGGGGCTCCAGGGGAAGGGCTCCACGGTGCGCTGCCTGCTGGGGGAGCTGTACCAGCGGGCCGGGGGGCAGCACCTCTGGGGCCTGGTGCGCTTGATCTCCGGGATGCTGCGGcagaaggtggaggagctggactgg GCGTGCTCCGATCTGCTGGCTCACCAGAAGCACCTGACGGTGGGCCTTCCCCCGGAGCCCAGAGAGAAGACCATCACCGCCCCCATCCCCCTCGAGCAGCTCAGCCTCCTCATCGAGGAGGCCAGCGACCATAACATCACCGTGGCCGTGCTCACCCAG gAGATCATAGTGTTCCTAGCGATGAGCATCCGCACCCACCCGGACCTCTTCGCGGAGATGTTCCGTCTCCGCATCGGCCTCATCATCCAGGTGATGGCCACCGAGCTGGCCCAGTCGCTGAACTGTAACg aggcGGAGGCTACAGAGAGTCTGATGAGCCTGAGTCCCTCTGAGCTGaagaacctcctccaccacatcctGAGTGGGAAGGAGTTCGGAGTCCAGCGCAACA TGGGTGAGGTGGACACCGGAGTGAGTCCTgccatctccatccatctccatagCAACGCAGGGGCGACCAAAAGTGAGCGAGCCGGCATCAGCAAACTGAAGAGCGACATGAAGATG ATGGACCACAGATTGTCCCTGACGGATGTTATGAAG CTTGAGTACAATTTGGAGTCACGCAAG AGTGCCCCCTCCCAGTCTCTGGGCGTTGAACAACCTGGG TGCCTCAGGAGGCCTTCCGCAGACATGCCGGATGTTCCTGAGAGTGTCCCGGTTGCTAGGGATACCAGGCATGGCCAATGGCTGCGCAGGCGACGCCTCGACGGAGCGCTGAACCGCGTGCCCGTCGGCTTCTACAAGAAAGTCTGGAAGATTCTGCAGAAG TGCCATGGTCTGTCCATAGAGGGATACGTGCTTCCGTCCTCCACAACCAGAGAG ATGACGCCCGGGGAGATCAAGTTCTCGGTGCACGTGGAGGCGCTGCTGAACCGCGTGCCGCAGCCCGAGTACCGCCAGCTGCTGGTGGAGGCCATCCTGGTGCTCACCATGCTGGCCGACGTGGACATCCAGAGCATCGGCTCCATCGTGCACGTGGAGAAGATCGTGCACCTCGCCAACGACATGTTCTACAAGGATCAG aTGGACCTGGGGGCTGAGGAGCAGATGCTGGAGCGCGACCCGGCGAACGGCGTGTGCCGGCTGCTGTACGACAGCGCCCCTAGTGGCCGCTTCGGCACCATGACCTACCTCACCAAGGCCGTGGCCACCTATGTGCAGGACTTCCTGCCCGCCGGGGCCTGCGCCGTGCAGTGA